The sequence TAGAAAGTAAAGTTGATTTTATCGTTTGTTTTACAAAGGCTTCAATGCTTNNNNNNNNNNACCTAATAGAGAATGATAATTCTTTTGAGAATCTTAAGAAGTTGATAGAATATATAGAAGAAGCAATTGTTGAAGCGGAGAATGTCTATTCTTCACACATAGAAAATCTCCGCAAGGCACTTACAAAGGAAAAAAACGAAAAGAAAGAAGCTATCGGAGAAGCCTTTGAAAGAATTTTTAACATTCTTAAAGGAAAAAGAATTCCCGTTAACCTTGTTATTTTTTACAAAGAGGTTCCTGTTTCGTGCAAAGCATTTGTTGACGAAGTAATGAAGTCTAAAGTTTCTTTCTCTTTTGAAACCTGTTCTTACATAAAGGCAATATACGATTCTCCACTTATATATCTCAAAATATCTAATGCTCCTAAGCCAATAAAAGCAAGGAAAATAGATGTTTTTCCTGATAAGAAATCTTTGATTTTAGGAGATTTCTCTTTTGAAGAGATTCCTCAAGAGAAGAGAAAATTTGTCAGAGTAGAACCTGAAGAGAAGTTTATAGTAAATATCGTTAAAAACAGGAAAACGATAAAGGGTGTCGTTGCAGACATATCCATAGGAGGTATTGGAGTCCTTTTTAAGACAAAACCAGAACTTCAACCGGGTGACCGAGTGGAAATTAACTTTCTTTTAGAAGGAACTCCTTTAAGTATTGAAGGTAAAGTTACTTA is a genomic window of Desulfurobacteriaceae bacterium containing:
- a CDS encoding PilZ domain-containing protein produces the protein LIENDNSFENLKKLIEYIEEAIVEAENVYSSHIENLRKALTKEKNEKKEAIGEAFERIFNILKGKRIPVNLVIFYKEVPVSCKAFVDEVMKSKVSFSFETCSYIKAIYDSPLIYLKISNAPKPIKARKIDVFPDKKSLILGDFSFEEIPQEKRKFVRVEPEEKFIVNIVKNRKTIKGVVADISIGGIGVLFKTKPELQPGDRVEINFLLEGTPLSIEGKVTYVVKVEKLYRVGIEFKLLVKQEEIITEYVMKRQFEILKELKMM